From a single Couchioplanes caeruleus genomic region:
- a CDS encoding regulatory protein RecX, with protein sequence MVGRRGARSGRGWDALPPRPPEDGDGSPRDSRRRGGARGASRSRQADPSDASTGGRRGGSAERPAEPPRPESEVAREICLRQLAVRPRTRAELAKVLARKEISEEVIAEVLDRYDEVGIIDDAAFARAWVTSRHQGRGLARRALANELRQRGVDAEVATEALETLDEDEEAATARALVDRKLRTATGTPDQVFRRLVGMLARKGYPAGVAIRAVKDALAARDAEAAEFADQIDADAMADQENDNLS encoded by the coding sequence ATGGTCGGACGACGAGGTGCACGATCCGGGCGCGGGTGGGATGCGCTTCCTCCCCGCCCGCCGGAGGACGGTGACGGCTCACCGCGGGACAGCCGTCGCCGGGGCGGTGCGCGTGGGGCCTCCCGTAGCCGGCAGGCCGACCCCTCCGACGCTTCGACGGGCGGTCGCCGGGGCGGCTCCGCGGAACGGCCGGCCGAACCACCCCGGCCCGAGTCCGAAGTGGCCCGGGAGATCTGTCTGCGGCAGCTCGCCGTGCGGCCGCGTACCCGGGCAGAGCTGGCCAAGGTGCTGGCCCGCAAGGAGATCTCCGAAGAGGTGATCGCCGAGGTGCTCGACCGTTACGACGAGGTCGGCATCATCGACGACGCCGCCTTCGCCCGAGCCTGGGTCACCAGCCGCCACCAGGGCCGCGGCCTGGCGCGCCGGGCGTTGGCCAACGAGCTTCGCCAGCGTGGCGTCGACGCCGAGGTCGCCACCGAGGCCCTCGAGACGCTGGACGAGGACGAAGAGGCGGCCACCGCGCGGGCCCTTGTTGACCGCAAGCTGCGTACGGCGACCGGCACACCCGACCAGGTCTTCCGCCGCCTCGTCGGCATGCTCGCCCGCAAGGGATACCCGGCGGGTGTCGCCATCCGCGCGGTGAAGGACGCCCTGGCGGCCCGGGACGCGGAGGCGGCGGAGTTTGCCGACCAGATCGACGCCGACGCCATGGCGGACCAGGAGAACGACAACTTGTCGTGA
- the rny gene encoding ribonuclease Y — protein sequence MTALVWVLVVAIVVLAAFVVAGLVLGARALRRLQESRVADQETREQTLHAAKAKVDDANAKAASVRAEVAAAKAEATAARAEARRVLESAHEEADTILEHAHRQAESDAEQVRAAARRSGEREVALLNTTVKEQAAEVERRAARIDERERLHADEVERLVERERRLAAMDADLTARETALGTREAELAEAEEQRRRELERIAGLTADQARAELIEGLEGQAKREAAILIRDIEADAKHTADTRARHIVVDAIQRIASEQTAESVVSVLHLPSDEMKGRIIGREGRNIRAFESTTGVNLIIDDTPEAVLLSCFDPVRREVGRLTLEKLVLDGRIHPHRIEEVFESAKNEVDRLCERAAEEALVDVGITDIHPELATLLGRLRYRTSYGQNVLKHLVETAHIAGVMAAELGLDVPTIKRGAFLHDIGKALTHEVEGSHALIGADLARKYGESDDVVHAIEAHHNEVQPQTVEAVLTQAADACSGGRPGARRESLEAYVKRLERIEEIAGGKPGVDKVFAMQAGREIRVMVRPEDVDDIAAAVLARDVAKQIEEELTYPGQIRVTVVRESRVTELAR from the coding sequence ATGACGGCCCTGGTGTGGGTGCTCGTAGTGGCGATCGTCGTTCTCGCCGCCTTCGTGGTGGCCGGTCTGGTCCTCGGTGCGCGTGCCCTGCGCCGCCTCCAGGAGAGCAGGGTGGCCGATCAGGAGACCCGCGAGCAGACGTTGCACGCCGCGAAGGCCAAGGTCGACGACGCGAACGCGAAGGCTGCGTCCGTACGCGCGGAAGTTGCCGCCGCCAAGGCCGAGGCCACCGCCGCCAGGGCCGAGGCCCGGCGGGTTCTGGAGTCCGCGCACGAGGAAGCCGACACGATCCTCGAGCACGCCCACCGCCAGGCCGAGTCGGACGCCGAGCAGGTCCGTGCCGCCGCCCGCCGCAGCGGCGAACGCGAGGTGGCGCTGCTCAACACCACCGTCAAGGAGCAGGCCGCCGAGGTCGAACGGCGCGCTGCGCGGATCGACGAGCGGGAACGCCTGCACGCCGACGAGGTCGAGCGCCTGGTGGAACGCGAACGCCGGCTGGCCGCCATGGACGCCGACCTGACCGCCCGGGAGACCGCGCTCGGCACCCGCGAGGCGGAGCTCGCCGAGGCGGAGGAGCAGCGCCGGCGCGAGCTGGAACGGATCGCCGGCCTCACCGCCGACCAGGCCCGCGCCGAGCTCATCGAGGGGCTGGAAGGCCAGGCGAAGCGCGAGGCCGCGATCCTCATCCGCGACATCGAGGCCGACGCCAAGCACACCGCCGACACCCGGGCCCGGCACATCGTGGTCGACGCGATCCAGCGGATCGCCAGCGAGCAGACCGCGGAGAGCGTGGTCAGCGTCCTGCACCTGCCCAGCGATGAGATGAAAGGCCGCATCATCGGCCGCGAGGGCCGCAACATCCGGGCGTTCGAGTCGACCACCGGCGTCAACCTGATCATTGACGACACCCCCGAGGCGGTCCTGCTCTCCTGCTTCGACCCGGTACGCCGCGAGGTGGGCCGGCTGACCCTGGAGAAGCTGGTCCTCGACGGCCGCATCCACCCGCACCGCATCGAGGAAGTCTTCGAGAGCGCCAAGAACGAGGTGGACCGCCTCTGCGAGCGTGCCGCCGAGGAAGCGCTGGTCGACGTCGGCATCACCGACATCCACCCCGAACTGGCGACGCTGCTGGGCCGCCTGCGCTACCGCACCAGCTATGGCCAGAACGTGCTCAAGCACCTGGTCGAGACCGCGCACATCGCCGGCGTCATGGCCGCCGAGCTGGGCCTCGACGTACCGACGATCAAGCGCGGCGCCTTCCTGCACGACATCGGCAAGGCCCTCACCCACGAGGTCGAGGGCAGCCACGCCCTCATCGGCGCCGACCTGGCCCGCAAGTACGGCGAATCCGACGACGTCGTCCACGCGATCGAAGCGCACCACAACGAGGTCCAGCCCCAGACCGTCGAGGCCGTCCTCACCCAGGCGGCGGACGCCTGCTCCGGCGGCCGCCCGGGCGCGCGCCGCGAAAGCCTGGAGGCGTACGTGAAGCGCCTGGAACGCATCGAGGAGATCGCCGGCGGCAAGCCGGGCGTCGACAAGGTCTTCGCCATGCAGGCGGGCCGCGAGATCCGCGTCATGGTCCGCCCGGAGGACGTCGACGACATCGCCGCGGCCGTGCTCGCCCGCGACGTCGCCAAGCAGATCGAGGAAGAGCTCACCTACCCCGGCCAGATCCGCGTCACGGTCGTCCGCGAATCCCGGGTGACGGAGCTGGCGCGCTAG
- a CDS encoding amino acid ABC transporter permease (The N-terminal region of this protein, as described by TIGR01726, is a three transmembrane segment that identifies a subfamily of ABC transporter permease subunits, which specificities that include histidine, arginine, glutamine, glutamate, L-cystine (sic), the opines (in Agrobacterium) octopine and nopaline, etc.), translated as MSSNPDAVLYDHPGPRAKTRNLILTIVFGIVLVALLWWVYDKFDEKGQWAGPLWRPFLDGSTWTDYILPGLWSTVKAAAIAMLLSLVFGIIFAVGRLSDHWWVRIPSGVVVEFFRAVPLLLMMFFIFFGVPFLTEEPMPPFWAVVIGLTLYNGSVLAEAFRAGIRAVPRGQSEAAYAIGMRKNQVMREILIPQAARAMLPVIVSQLVVLVKDTALGYIIGYTELLQNGVNTLGANYGNTVAAAIVAAIIYVVLNASLTFFAGVLERRTRRSGRAPRAGRGAPADTGIVAVGPVGAGGAVEPQG; from the coding sequence GTGAGCAGCAACCCCGACGCCGTCCTCTACGACCACCCGGGCCCTCGGGCGAAGACCCGCAACCTGATCCTGACGATCGTCTTCGGCATCGTCCTGGTCGCGCTGCTGTGGTGGGTCTACGACAAGTTCGACGAGAAGGGCCAGTGGGCCGGACCGCTGTGGCGTCCGTTCCTCGACGGCTCCACGTGGACGGACTACATCCTGCCGGGCCTCTGGTCGACCGTGAAGGCCGCCGCGATCGCCATGCTGCTGTCGCTGGTGTTCGGCATCATCTTCGCCGTGGGCCGGCTCTCCGACCACTGGTGGGTGCGCATCCCCTCCGGCGTGGTGGTCGAGTTCTTCCGGGCCGTACCGCTGCTGCTGATGATGTTCTTCATCTTCTTCGGCGTCCCGTTCCTCACCGAAGAACCCATGCCACCGTTCTGGGCGGTCGTCATCGGCCTCACCCTCTACAACGGCTCGGTGCTCGCCGAAGCCTTCCGCGCCGGCATCCGCGCGGTGCCACGCGGGCAGAGCGAGGCGGCGTACGCGATCGGCATGCGCAAGAACCAGGTCATGCGCGAGATCCTCATCCCCCAGGCGGCCCGGGCCATGCTGCCGGTGATCGTCAGCCAGCTCGTGGTCCTGGTCAAGGACACGGCGCTCGGGTACATCATCGGGTACACGGAGCTGCTGCAGAACGGCGTCAACACGCTCGGCGCCAACTACGGCAACACGGTGGCCGCGGCGATCGTGGCGGCGATCATCTATGTGGTTCTGAACGCTTCGCTGACGTTCTTCGCGGGGGTGCTGGAGCGGCGCACCCGGCGGAGCGGGCGGGCTCCCCGGGCCGGGCGCGGGGCTCCGGCCGACACCGGGATCGTGGCCGTGGGGCCGGTGGGAGCCGGTGGGGCCGTGGAACCGCAGGGCTGA
- a CDS encoding amino acid ABC transporter permease: MDVFSDSANIDTYVTGFLWILKLTAAATVGALVLGVVLAAFRVSPIPVLRGVGTAWVNIFRNTPLTLIVFFCYFGLYSALGLTLSDDIDRNNYWLGVVGLSVYTAAFVCEAIRSGINTVPAGQAEAARAIGMSFLQTLRIVILPQAGRAVVAPLGSIFIALAKNATIVGTIGLMESSSAMKDLINANGNAVIPIFLVFAGTFAVVLIPTGYLFGWLANRLAVKR; encoded by the coding sequence ATGGACGTCTTCTCCGATTCAGCCAACATCGACACGTACGTCACCGGGTTCCTCTGGATCCTGAAACTCACCGCGGCCGCCACCGTCGGCGCGCTGGTGCTCGGCGTCGTGCTGGCCGCCTTCCGGGTCTCGCCGATCCCCGTGCTGCGCGGTGTCGGGACGGCCTGGGTCAACATCTTCCGGAACACGCCGCTGACGCTGATCGTCTTCTTCTGCTACTTCGGCCTGTACTCGGCGCTGGGCCTGACGCTCTCCGACGACATCGACCGCAACAACTACTGGCTCGGCGTCGTCGGCCTCTCCGTCTACACCGCCGCGTTCGTGTGCGAGGCCATCCGGTCCGGCATCAACACCGTGCCCGCCGGGCAGGCCGAAGCGGCCCGGGCCATCGGCATGTCGTTCCTGCAGACCCTGCGGATCGTCATCCTGCCGCAGGCCGGCCGGGCCGTCGTCGCCCCGCTGGGCAGCATCTTCATCGCGCTGGCGAAGAACGCCACGATCGTCGGCACGATCGGCCTCATGGAGTCCTCCTCCGCCATGAAAGACCTGATCAACGCCAACGGCAATGCGGTCATACCCATCTTCCTGGTCTTCGCCGGCACCTTCGCCGTCGTCCTCATCCCCACCGGCTACCTCTTCGGCTGGCTGGCCAACCGCCTGGCGGTGAAGCGGTGA
- a CDS encoding glutamate ABC transporter substrate-binding protein, with product MRITRMTAVAGAFALAMAAAACGGDDSGSGAGSGIVGKASSQKKLVVGVKADQPGLGLQTGGTYTGFDIEIAKIIAKGLGVPESGIEYKTTVSSNREPFIQQGQVDMVVATYTINDERKKVVNFAGPYYVAGQDLLVATDSTITGPEALVGKKVCSVSGSTPAKRIQTDYKGVNLQQFDSYSKCVQALSNKTVDAVTTDDIILAGYAAQEQYAGKFKVVGKKFSEEPYGIGVKKTDTEGCKKINEILKTSATDGSYKAAWDSTLGKSGTPAPELDVTKLTNCS from the coding sequence ATGCGCATCACCCGAATGACGGCAGTGGCCGGGGCGTTCGCCCTGGCGATGGCCGCCGCAGCGTGCGGCGGGGACGACAGCGGCTCGGGGGCGGGCAGCGGCATCGTCGGCAAGGCGAGCAGCCAGAAGAAGCTCGTCGTCGGCGTCAAGGCCGACCAGCCGGGCCTCGGCCTGCAGACCGGTGGCACCTACACCGGCTTCGACATCGAGATCGCGAAGATCATCGCGAAGGGTCTCGGCGTGCCGGAGTCCGGCATCGAGTACAAGACCACGGTGTCGTCCAACCGCGAGCCGTTCATCCAGCAGGGCCAGGTCGACATGGTCGTGGCGACGTACACGATCAACGACGAGCGCAAGAAGGTCGTCAACTTCGCCGGCCCGTACTACGTGGCCGGGCAGGACCTGCTGGTCGCGACGGACTCCACGATCACCGGGCCGGAGGCGCTGGTCGGCAAGAAGGTCTGCTCGGTGTCCGGCTCCACGCCGGCCAAGCGGATCCAGACCGACTACAAGGGCGTCAACCTGCAGCAGTTCGACTCGTACTCCAAGTGCGTGCAGGCGCTGTCGAACAAGACCGTCGACGCGGTGACCACCGACGACATCATCCTCGCGGGCTACGCGGCCCAGGAGCAGTACGCCGGCAAGTTCAAGGTCGTCGGCAAGAAGTTCAGCGAGGAGCCGTACGGCATCGGCGTCAAGAAGACCGACACCGAGGGCTGCAAAAAGATCAACGAGATCCTCAAGACGTCGGCGACCGACGGCTCGTACAAGGCCGCGTGGGACAGCACGCTCGGCAAGAGCGGCACCCCGGCGCCCGAGCTCGACGTCACCAAGCTGACCAACTGCAGCTGA
- a CDS encoding amino acid ABC transporter ATP-binding protein — translation MTTSEPLIVLEGVNKYFGPLHVLQDVNLSVDRGEVVVVIGPSGSGKSTLCRAINRLEPIDAGTITFDGRPLPAEGKPLARLRSEVGMVFQSFNLFAHKTILQNVMLGPVKVRGEKPDAVRERAMKLLERVGIANQADKYPAQLSGGQQQRVAIARALAMQPKALLFDEPTSALDPEMVGEVLDVMTSLAKEGMTMVVVTHEMGFARHAADRVVFMADGQLVEQAAPAEFFDNPKSERARDFLSKILTH, via the coding sequence GTGACGACGAGCGAGCCTCTCATCGTCCTCGAGGGCGTCAACAAGTACTTCGGCCCGCTGCACGTCCTGCAGGATGTCAACCTCTCCGTCGACCGCGGCGAGGTGGTCGTCGTGATCGGACCGTCCGGCTCCGGCAAGTCGACGCTGTGCCGGGCGATCAACCGGCTCGAGCCCATCGACGCCGGCACGATCACCTTCGACGGCCGGCCGCTGCCCGCCGAGGGCAAGCCCCTCGCCCGGCTGCGCAGCGAGGTCGGGATGGTGTTCCAGTCGTTCAACCTCTTCGCGCACAAGACCATCCTGCAGAACGTCATGCTGGGTCCGGTCAAGGTGCGCGGCGAGAAGCCCGACGCGGTACGGGAACGTGCGATGAAGCTGCTCGAGCGGGTCGGCATCGCCAATCAGGCGGACAAGTACCCGGCCCAGCTCTCCGGCGGCCAGCAGCAGCGGGTCGCCATCGCCCGGGCCCTGGCCATGCAGCCCAAGGCCCTGCTCTTCGACGAGCCGACCAGCGCGCTCGACCCGGAGATGGTGGGCGAGGTGCTCGACGTCATGACGTCGCTCGCCAAGGAGGGCATGACCATGGTCGTGGTCACCCACGAGATGGGCTTCGCGCGGCACGCCGCGGACCGGGTCGTGTTCATGGCCGACGGGCAGCTCGTGGAGCAGGCGGCCCCCGCGGAGTTCTTCGACAACCCGAAGAGCGAGCGCGCCCGGGACTTCCTCTCCAAGATTCTGACGCACTGA